The stretch of DNA TgttgcaaaaaaaaaaaaaaaacaaaaacaaacaaacaaaaaaaaaaaaagaagaaataacgtaaaaatgaatatttactTATACATATTgcacaaataaaaaagaacaaaaaaaaaaaaaaaaaaaaaaatatatgtatattatatatatatatattacaaaaaaaataaaaatatatatattatatatttttattatcttttaatttttatttattaatattataaataacataaaataatgGAAAGAACAAATGACTTAATgatatgttaaaatatatgtcatatatatatatcaatgaaattactttcattttttactttaaatttaattacgcgcataataataaaaaaaaattatttatataattattttttttgagattaaaaataaaataaaaaaagttacattataaatatataaatatatataaatattttagtataagtttttacattttgttaaataaatatttaataaaaaaaaaaaaaaaaaaattttaaatattaaaaaaaaaaagaaaaaattaatttataaaaatgaattgtattattaattaaatcgtattaaaaaaaaagaaaaaaaaaaaaaatatatatatatatataatattataaatattttatgtatctTTTTCTTGTTAGATAATTTGCTTAATCGTCTAGATCGATATCACAAAATAATTCTTCATTACTCCACTTTGGTTCAcctataaaaatgaaaaggttataaatattacatgaTATGACAACAATTTTGCGGGtgaacataataaataaaaaatatatatatatatattatatttatatacttaCCTTCATCAAATTCAGGATCTAATATACTAATTGTCTCCTTTTCAAAGAGCTCTCTTCCTGTTGGATTTtctgaattattattttttttcatttgtaaaaatatatctttataaaaTTCTTTTCTCCATGCCTCAAATTCTTCTTCACTTACTCTATACtgtatataagaaataaaaacaaacaaacaaacaaaaaaaaaatacatatacatatatatgtatatatttagtcACACAATAAGTAttagtatacatatattatcatatacatttttattatataataaaacactAACCTTCTCTTCACATAATTCTTTCAGTTCCAAtacattttcataattatctATATCCTTTTCATTATCATCTGATGAATTATCAGtatcattaattttatttgatttgGGTTGTCTTTCAATCATTTCATCGTACATGGACTTTTCTTCAATATCTTCAGAGAGATATGTCTAtagatatacataaaaatatacatatgtttcatctatatatatatgtatgtatgtatgtatatatatttgtttccTTTTTTTGCTTTACCCTTATGTTTTcgactatattatatatcatactATATCCTAGGTTATTTTCTATCGTCTCTTCAATTTGATTCTCTACATTCTCTTTTAAGGATATTGATAAATTTTTAgctaaataaaaataaggacACAGAGAAacattataatgatatataacaTAAGAAAGGAGAatgaaatatgtatatatatatatatatatatatatatatatttatatatttatactttttattttttcttttctcacCGTCAACTATTTTATATGAAGGAGCCTCATCAGGATATTTTTCGGTATactcaaataaaatataaaaggaaatttttttcaatttattatctatatatatcttaaaagaattatcacttaaagatataaattcCTTAGTgcattcatataaaaatgataggCTTTCTTTTTCGGTTTGTTGTTCAGCTTTATAATCCatacttttataaaaagtttatcaaattctatatatattatatatattatatatattgtttatttttttttttaaagctATATAATATTCCATATTATTCAATTTTTCATTCtctcaatatataaatatatatatatatatatatattatatgcttttcatatttatcataaaaaaaaaaaaacatataaatataaatataataaacccCCCAAAATATGCGAATTTAAAAGATTAACAAATGATAGAACataaaagataaaagaaaaatcacataaataaatattaataaaataaataatttttttcttacaaCATATGaaaattctttttcatatatatgtagaatgaatgagaataaatataaaaaaatatactatattgtatatatatataatatatatgtatacattttatatattaattatttttttttatgatatatttgtattcatatgtaaaaaaatacatattattaaatatcaaattttgaatgaaaaaaaattgattaattattattgttcttaaaaaatatattatttattcaatatatatatatatatatatatatatatatatatattgtaataatatatttattctccttcctttttattacatatatgtaaactataatatatttatgttgtaAAAGGAAAATTTTATAGAATGGTacttaaattaaatttaggTGTATTTTTAAtctctttaaaaaaataggTATTCTCCTAtaatcatatgaatataatataatttagtCATATCATAATATTAGCAAATGAAAtgagaatataaaattagagaatttttaaattaagatattatatttatatataggaaaatatatacataaatctATGAAcaactaaatatatatatatatatatatatatatatatatatacatgtaggttctaatatatttttga from Plasmodium sp. gorilla clade G2 genome assembly, chromosome: 8 encodes:
- a CDS encoding RWD domain-containing protein, putative; its protein translation is MDYKAEQQTEKESLSFLYECTKEFISLSDNSFKIYIDNKLKKISFYILFEYTEKYPDEAPSYKIVDAKNLSISLKENVENQIEETIENNLGYSMIYNIVENIRTYLSEDIEEKSMYDEMIERQPKSNKINDTDNSSDDNEKDIDNYENVLELKELCEEKYRVSEEEFEAWRKEFYKDIFLQMKKNNNSENPTGRELFEKETISILDPEFDEGEPKWSNEELFCDIDLDD